The genome window ACTAAGAAAATAGTAGACAATTAGTAGGCAATTAGTAGGCAAATAGTAGACAATTAGTAGGCAAATAGTAGACAATTAGTAGGCAAATAGTAGACAATTTATTAGGCAAATAGTAGTCAATTAGTAGGCAATTAGTAAGCAAATAGTAGTCAATTAGTAGGCAATTAGTAAGCAAATAGTAGTCAATTAGTAGGCAATTAGTAAGCAAATAGTAGTCAATTAGTAGGTAATGCCTACTCACAATTGATCAAAATCACACGATGTACACCGATGATGTCATTgtaaacacttatcttcctctatctGTTTTActtacaaaacatagaaacacaccattttcacatatgttgatgttggagtGATGCTGGAGATGATTCACATGAAGTAGAAAAATTGTGAAGTTTCCCCTTTAAAGTTTTGAGAAgggaatgtatgtttttaaataacatcctTAGAACATTCTCAGAATGTTACTAaattttcttgtggtttttatctACCGTTTTCCTAACATTCTCGGagcaatttgagaacatgacttttaATAAAACCACGAGGAAAACCTGTAggaaaacgttatgctgaagcactgaaattcccacagaaaaacactgtttcttaacgttctctgaactatttgagaaaattcccaaaccagttggagaacgttccaagaacaggaaacgttctgttaaagtaatgaactACCAAATAAATTATGTTTTTTGGTCAAATTTTttaatgtgctgagaatgttccaaagccaagcaactatcctgccaCATTCCCAGaaggttgtgggaaggttgtacacataataaccataggacaaccacactctcaccaagctctaagaaacaaaaggtacattgggaaagtattcagaccccttggctttttacacattttgttacgctagagccatattctaaaattgataaaataattttttcccctcatcaatctacacacaataacccattatgacatcacaataacccattatgacaaagcaaaaacaggtaaacattttattactttattttttacaaatgtatgtaaaaaattaACTGAAATATaccatttgcataagtattcagaccctttactcagtactttgttgaagcacctttggtagcgattaaagccttgagtcttcttgggtatgacgctacaagcttggcacacctgtatttgaggagtttctcccattcttctctgtaaatcttctcaagctctgtcaggttggatggggagtgtcgctgcacagctattttcaggtctctccagagaagtttgatctggttcaagtccgggctctggctgggccactcaaggacattcagagatttgcccagaagccactcctgcgttgtcttggctgtgtgcttcgggtcgttgtcctgttggaaggtgaaccttgcccccagtctgaggtcctgagcactctggagcaggttttcatcaaggatctctctgtactttgctccgttcatctttccctcgatcctgactagtctcccagtacctgctgttgataaacatccacacagcatgatgctgccaccaccatgcttcacagtagggatggtgccaggtttcctccagacgtgatgcttggcattcaagccaaagaggtcaatcttggtttcctcagaccagagaatattgtttctcatggtcagagagttCTGACAGCCCAACTCCAagtgggatgtcatgtgccttttactgagtagtggctaccagttgtccttctggaaggttctcccatatccccagagaaactctggagctctgttagagtgaccattaggttcttggtcacttccctgaccaaggctatTCTCCCCCGGATTGCTCAGTCTTgctgggcggtcagctctaggaagagtcttggtataTACAAACTTCTTCCTTTTATTAATGATGGaggctgtgttcttggggaccttcaatgctgcagaaatgttttggtacccttccccagatctgtgccttcccacaatcctgtctcagagctctctggacaattcctttgacctcatggcttggattttgctctgacatgcactgtcaaatgtgggaccttacatagacaggtgtgcctttccaaatcatgtccaatcaattgaattgaccacaggtggactccaatcaagctgtagaaacatctcaaggacgatcaatggaaacaggatgcacctgagctcaatttcaagtctcatagcaaaggttccgaattcttatgtaaataaggtatttctgtttttatttttaatacatgtgACCGACCGGCTAGATTCCGTCTAATGTAGAAAAatatgaaattgtgttttttacattggataaaagtagagactcagaggtactaaatggtatatcatacactgtagttgatgaacaatgggaaagtaattctgctttgaaagttgataaacttgtaacctcacttttgagaaaatagcctttgaatgttttggtacacctacatCTTTGTCTCCACCCATGcaacattgttcacaccctcttaagcttttgccccacccatctcttcaaGGATTTGCATGTACGCTCGAGGAGTAGGGTTTATCCGAGAATTCTGTCCTTACAACAGCAGCTAATTGGCTAACGTTagatagcttgctagctacttccaattcaaatgagagaacagctcactctgatcATTGTACTCACTCTAGCAGAGctgttaggctgttttcatgttatccagagcgttggtgactgtaattgTGTTGCTGGCagcaatttaattacgctttttttgccaacgtttaccaACACCAGCCATATTtaatgggtgttgagcgttcataaATTCGTTAGTAATTCTGCACTCgagcacactcagacgagagtgttcTGAAATGGGAGtggatagccagagcgaatttaccagccaAGTCTATCAACATTTATCGCAGTGACACcttgaacattctattgaaatggttacttgcatattgGAGTCATTTGTTaagatatgtagctagctagctaaaccattaaccataatcccaaatCATGATGTTACTacactgcatgaatctgcaggtagctaaccaacaaggttcaatgttagctagataAAATTAGGCTGTAACTAGCAAACCAAATGGCTCTAATATTACTACACAAATCATACACGTAACaatagctagcgagccagccagctaacgttagagaggctagctagcagtacgctttaacttgaaattaaaatgactttctgacaaaattagaaacgtgtaacaTCTGAAGATTTAGCTAGccagactatcttacccgtatacatggatggacgcttctccctctctgtcacggatgccatagTTGCCCTTTAGTTTGAACatgtaatccggagacaaggTTTTTTTCCATCTCCTTAGTTATcagactctaattccactgatttcaaaactcggtccttcAGAAATTAGAGAggaacacttatgcagttctcaTATGtgatatcttaaaaaaaaaaaaaagctgcgatagaaaggattacctacacatactgaccagctcaaattaACAGAAGCGTGCTACACGggagaccaatccgaactcatctctcagcatgtccagcccattcattatctcagccaatcatggctagcaggaaggttgctGTCTTTTTGTGTGGCTGAACCAACTAGGCtggtaatttaacaattttattcgtatttacagatggaatacaattatgttattaaggcacatgaaagttcacatgttccagaagtcatttctgccaaaaaacacattttgatttaaaaaaacggCTCTCCTGAAACGTGCAAAATACGCCTAGTTTCTTCAAACAAGTcacaaattagcaaaaatgtctacaaaaacctgttttcgctttgtcattatggggttttgtgtgtagattgatgagaaacaatttttatttaatccattttagaataaggctgtaaagaaACATTTTGCAAAACGTCAAAGGGTCTGTAAACTTTCCGGATGCACtgtatggttctcagaacgttatgtgctagctgggatgtaGTTAAACTGAAGTCCAATAGTCAAACAGGCTGCTAAAGTTAGCCTGCATGGTAACATAGCTAAGTATGCTAACATAGTCTAGGTATGGCTGAACTATTTTGGCTGAGATGATGCATTAATGTTGCAGTCCTGTGGCTTGGGAGGTGGTGTAAAGATAATTGTAACAGTTTACTGAAGTCCAGTGGTTGAGGGAGCAGAGGAAGTGGTAAGGCCATGATGTAATGTAGTAAGTCCAGGAAGTGGTAAGGCCATGATGTAATGTAGTAAGTCCAGGAAGTGGTATGGAGATGATGTAATGTAGTAAGTCCAGGAAGTGGTATGGAGATGATGTAATGTAGTAAGTCCAGGAAGGGGTAAGGAAGGTGgttatagatgatgtaatgtagtAAGTCCAGGAAGGGGTAAGGAAGGTGgttatagatgatgtaatgtagtAAGTCCAGGAAGTGGTATGGAGATGATGTAATGTAGTAAGTCCAGGAAGGGGTATGGAAGGTGgttatagatgatgtaatgtagtAAGTCCAGGAAGTGTTAAGGAAGGTGGTTATGGATGATGTAATGTAGTAAGTCCAGGAAGGTGGGTATGGATGATGTTCCTGCAGTGTCACTCAGTGGAATTTGCTCGGGAGCAACATTTGGGCTGCTGCATGTTCTTCAACAGCAAACGGAAAGGGTTCCTCCGGCGCCTGCCTCTCTTCCCCTCCAGCTCCCCTCTCTTCCTGGTCGAGCCCTTACCTGACAACACCTGGGTGGTCCCAGAGGCTGGAGGAGGGGTGGTGGGCAGGGGCATGGCGGCTGGGTttaggggaggaggggtggagggcagggGCATGGTGGCTGCCTTGAGGGGAAGGGTGGTGGGCAGGGGCATGGCAGCTGGgttgaggggaggagggggaggcagggcAGGAGAGGGATGCTTTCTGAGCTTCTGAACCTGTTTCTCCAGGTGTTTCTGTATGGCTGAGCCCAGGACGGCTACCTCTACCACCGCCCCATACACCTCCCACGTCATCCCCCTTTCGTCCCACCTCACTTCCTGCACCAGCTCGTCCGACCTCACCTCCTGCACCAGCTCGTCCGACCTCTTCTCTTCCGTTGTCTCCTTCGTTTTTTCCTCCTTATTTTTGTCCTCTGTTTGCTTATCAggttcctcttcccttctctcctccttcttctcttttGTACtctcctccacctttctctccttAGCCCTTTTCTCCTCTTccattctctcctctttcttctcctccccctctcttccgcTGAGCTCTGGGAAGGCTGCGGGGGCGGCGGGAGCCGGTTTTGGAAACATGGGTGCCGTGGAGACAGAATGGAACTCCACCTGCCGGCCCACTTGCAGCTCAGTGTCCTTAAACTCCACCCCCATCCTCCTAGAGGATGATGGGAGGAGGAAGGCGTCGGCGCCGACCCCCTGGGGCGGGGTCATGGGGCTGGTGGCTACAGAATGGTACTGAACCACCTCCAGACTCCTAGAGGCTGCTGGGAAGAGGAAGGCCGGAGCGCCGGCCCCCTGGGGTGGGGTCATGGGGCTGGTGGCTACAGAATGGTACTGAACCACCTCCAGACTCCTAGAGGTTGCTGGGAAGGGGAAGGCGTCGGCGCCGGCCCCCTGGGGTGGGGTCATGGGGCTGGTGGCTACAGAATGGTACTGAACCACCTCCAGACTCCTAGAGGCTGCTGGGAAGGGGAAGGCATCGGCACCGGCCCCCTGGGATGGGGTCATGGGGCTGGTGGCTACAGAATGGTACTGGACCACCTCCAGACTCCTAGAGGCTGCTGGGAAGGGAAAGGCGTCGGCGCCGGCCCCCTGGGGTGGGGTCATGGGGCTGGTGGCTACAGAATGGTACTGAACCACCTCCAGACTCCTAGAGGCTGCTGGGAAGGGGAAGGCATCGGCACCGGCCCCCTGGGGCGGGGTCATGGGGCTGGTGGCTACAGAATGGTACTGAACCACCTCCAGACTCCTAGAGGCTGCTGGGAAGGGGAAGGCATCGGCACCGGCCCCCTGGGATGGGGTCATGGGGCTGGTGGCTACAGAATGGTACTGGACCACCTCCAGACTCCTAGAGGCTGCTGGGAAGGGAAAGGCGTCGGCGCCGGCCCCCTGGGGTGGGGTCATGGGGCTGGTGGCTACAGAGTGGTACTGGACCACCTCCAGACTCCTAGAGGCTGCTGGGAAGAGGAAGGCATCGGCGCCGGCCCCCTGGGGTGGGGTCATGGGGCTGGTGGCTACAGAGTGGTACTGGACCACCTCCAGACTCCTAGAGGCTGCTGGGAAGAGGAAGGCCGGAGCGCCGGCCCCCTGGGGTGGGGTCATGGGGCTGGTGGCTACAGAATGGTACTGAACCACCTCCAGACTCCTAGAGGTTGCTGGGAAGGGGAAGGCGTCGGCGCCGGCCCCCTGGGGTGGGGTCATGGGGCTGGTGGCTACAGAGTGGTGCTGAACCACCTCCAGACTAACCTGGGTCTGCTGCAGCAGGGCCAGGGAGCCAGGGACTGGAGGGCCAATTAGAGGGGGCTGGAGCTGTTCTGTCTGGTTGGGTTGAGGAGTTCCACTACTGTCCACTAGGCTGCACTGCTCTGTCTTGTTGGACTGGGCAGTTCCACTACTGTCCACTAGGCTGCACTGCTCTGTCTTGTTGGATTGGGCAGTTCCCTTCCTGTCCACTAGGCTGCGCTGTTCTGTCTGGTTGGATTGGGCAGTCCCACGCCTGTCCACTAGGCTGCGCTGTTCTGTCTGGTTGGATTGGGCAGTTCCATTCCTGTCCACTAGGCTGCGCTGTTCTGTCTGGTTGGATTGGGCAGTTCCATTCCTGTCCACTAAGGTGCACTGTTCTGTCTGGTTGGATTGCTCCTCACTAAAGCGGAGCTTCGATTCTTCTCCTATGTGTTCTGGGTGCTTGTTTTTAGTCAGAGATTGTGGTGATGTCATCTGCTTCGTTTCTGTTCGGATATCTTCAccggatggag of Salvelinus alpinus chromosome 4, SLU_Salpinus.1, whole genome shotgun sequence contains these proteins:
- the LOC139574666 gene encoding mucin-4-like is translated as MNTSHQSVNQDCQPKPHGPTMIGVGVDGESLEHGDTTIIPITAIRAVDSGDVAVQLDSHPGVESTQITGRAEYETPTVQILPSVQDHATEEDSFLNTSKHREFSLEKEEEREKVEKRGIEDVRKKYGERDKEKELSEEKETDGEINKDKDREKEKKREEQSERQHMQTQVSLEVVQYHSVATSPMTPSQGAGADAFLFPAASRSLEVVQYHSVATNPMTPPQGAGADAFLFPAASRSLEVVQYHSVATSPMTPSQGAGADAFLFPAASRSLEVVQCHSVATSPMTPSQGASADAFPFPAASRSLEVVQYHSVATNPMTPPQGAGADAFPFPAASRSLEVVQYHSVATSPMTPPQGAGADAFPFPAASRSLEVVQYHSVATNPMTPSQGAGADAFLFPAASRSLEVVQYHSVATSPMTPSQGASADAFPFPAASRSLEVVQYHSVATSPMTPPQGAGADAFPFPAASRSLEVVQHHSVATSPMTPPQGAGADAFLFPAASRSLEVVQHHSVATSPMTPPQGVGAPTFLFQLASMGPGAETKDAELQEEHQLEFCSVTTASMTSNNTPTVPAAFPELSRREDEERKEERREKQGRDERESTSDTVVVTPRLMLAPVLKCSALKEEVAEETKSQSNIPPDISVYSDPQTDGLCHNYADEPEPVEVKRRGRYGATGDTVDQEITILVTHHDSFGVEEEEGEERRGEEIMSYIHCTEPEGSVEVDNSEGVKVVPPVPQNSLDDGRSDDTAQPKTTGIVMNLHSHANRQEDSLPPSGEDIRTETKQMTSPQSLTKNKHPEHIGEESKLRFSEEQSNQTEQCTLVDRNGTAQSNQTEQRSLVDRNGTAQSNQTEQRSLVDRRGTAQSNQTEQRSLVDRKGTAQSNKTEQCSLVDSSGTAQSNKTEQCSLVDSSGTPQPNQTEQLQPPLIGPPVPGSLALLQQTQVSLEVVQHHSVATSPMTPPQGAGADAFPFPATSRSLEVVQYHSVATSPMTPPQGAGAPAFLFPAASRSLEVVQYHSVATSPMTPPQGAGADAFLFPAASRSLEVVQYHSVATSPMTPPQGAGADAFPFPAASRSLEVVQYHSVATSPMTPSQGAGADAFPFPAASRSLEVVQYHSVATSPMTPPQGAGADAFPFPAASRSLEVVQYHSVATSPMTPPQGAGADAFPFPAASRSLEVVQYHSVATSPMTPSQGAGADAFPFPAASRSLEVVQYHSVATSPMTPPQGAGADAFPFPATSRSLEVVQYHSVATSPMTPPQGAGAPAFLFPAASRSLEVVQYHSVATSPMTPPQGVGADAFLLPSSSRRMGVEFKDTELQVGRQVEFHSVSTAPMFPKPAPAAPAAFPELSGREGEEKKEERMEEEKRAKERKVEESTKEKKEERREEEPDKQTEDKNKEEKTKETTEEKRSDELVQEVRSDELVQEVRWDERGMTWEVYGAVVEVAVLGSAIQKHLEKQVQKLRKHPSPALPPPPPLNPAAMPLPTTLPLKAATMPLPSTPPPLNPAAMPLPTTPPPASGTTQVLSGKGSTRKRGELEGKRGRRRRNPFRLLLKNMQQPKCCSRANSTE